A window of the Sphingobium sp. CAP-1 genome harbors these coding sequences:
- a CDS encoding enoyl-CoA hydratase, with protein MSDGITINEADGVIEIVIDRPAKKNALTGPMYRAMTAALADASARPEIGVVLFRGQGDAFCAGNDLKDFMAGPEGGAAAFDFIRAIAAFDKPLVAAVQGLAVGVGTTMLFHCDLVYVAPDARFVMPFVNLGLVPEAGSSLLAPAIMGHARAAAMLLLGESMDADGADRAGFVTAIVPADDLLAHARAKAAALMAKPPLALATTRRLMKGDPAALTARIEEEARLFRETLSSPEAQEAFAAFFEKRAPVFRRG; from the coding sequence GTGAGCGACGGCATCACGATCAACGAAGCAGACGGCGTCATCGAGATTGTGATCGATCGCCCCGCCAAGAAAAATGCGCTGACCGGCCCCATGTATCGCGCCATGACGGCGGCGTTGGCCGACGCATCGGCCCGACCGGAGATCGGCGTCGTGCTGTTCCGCGGGCAGGGCGATGCCTTCTGCGCGGGCAACGATCTCAAGGACTTCATGGCCGGGCCGGAGGGCGGCGCGGCCGCCTTCGACTTCATCCGCGCCATCGCCGCCTTCGACAAGCCGCTGGTCGCTGCGGTGCAGGGGCTGGCGGTGGGCGTCGGCACGACCATGCTGTTCCATTGTGACCTGGTCTATGTCGCGCCTGATGCGCGTTTCGTCATGCCCTTCGTCAATCTGGGGCTGGTGCCCGAAGCCGGCTCCAGCCTGCTCGCGCCGGCGATAATGGGCCATGCCAGGGCGGCGGCGATGCTGCTGCTGGGCGAATCGATGGATGCGGACGGCGCCGATCGCGCCGGCTTCGTCACCGCTATCGTTCCGGCGGACGACTTGCTCGCCCATGCCCGCGCGAAGGCGGCGGCGCTGATGGCCAAGCCGCCCCTGGCGCTCGCCACCACCCGCAGGCTGATGAAGGGCGATCCCGCCGCGCTCACCGCCCGGATCGAGGAGGAAGCGCGGCTGTTCCGCGAAACCCTGTCCTCACCCGAAGCGCAGGAGGCGTTTGCCGCTTTCTTCGAAAAGCGTGCGCCGGTGTTCCGGCGGGGCTGA
- a CDS encoding phytoene desaturase family protein: MSKSYDAVIIGGGHNGLVCAFYLARAGYRVRILERRGIVGGAAVTEEFHPGFRNSTASYTVSLLNPKVIRDMRLADHGYRVIERPISNFLPQPDGGYLKLGGGVERTQAEFRKYSAKDAEALPAYYDALEVVADVLRDLVLKSPPNVGDGLGMIVDALKQGRRVAGLTLEQQRDVLDLFTKSARGFLDSWFESDAVKAAFGFDAVVGNYASPDTPGSAYVLLHHVFGEVNGKKGAWGHSVGGMGAITQMMAQVVTAMGVEISLEAPVASVLVDGARAVGVRLESGEEVMGGAVIANVGPKLLYERMMAASDLPADFRKRIGAFKAGSGTFRMNVALSALPDFTCLPGVGEHHQSGIIIAPTLDYMDRAYMDAKRDGWSKAPIVEMLIPSRIDDSLAPAGCHVASLFCQQFAPELPAKKDGTARSWDDEREAAADHIIATVEAHAPGFANSVIARQIHSPLDLERKFGLVGGDIMHGNLTLDQMWAARPVLGHGAYRGPVKGLYMCGAGTHPGGGVTGAPGHNAAREVLRDGTLLGRWRRR, from the coding sequence ATGAGCAAAAGCTACGACGCCGTCATCATCGGGGGCGGGCATAATGGACTGGTCTGCGCCTTCTATCTGGCGCGGGCGGGCTACAGGGTCCGCATCCTGGAGCGGCGCGGCATCGTCGGCGGGGCGGCGGTGACGGAGGAATTTCATCCCGGCTTCCGCAATTCAACCGCCAGCTACACGGTCAGCCTGCTCAATCCCAAGGTCATTCGGGACATGCGCCTTGCCGACCATGGCTATCGCGTGATCGAGCGGCCGATCAGCAATTTCCTGCCGCAGCCCGATGGCGGCTATCTGAAGCTGGGCGGTGGGGTCGAGCGGACGCAGGCGGAGTTTCGCAAATATAGCGCGAAAGATGCCGAGGCGCTGCCAGCCTATTATGATGCGCTGGAGGTGGTGGCGGACGTGCTGCGCGATCTGGTGCTGAAAAGCCCGCCCAATGTCGGCGATGGTCTGGGCATGATCGTGGACGCGCTGAAACAGGGGCGGCGGGTCGCGGGCCTAACGCTGGAGCAGCAGCGCGACGTGCTGGACCTGTTCACCAAATCGGCGCGCGGCTTCCTGGATAGCTGGTTCGAGAGCGATGCGGTGAAGGCCGCATTCGGCTTCGACGCGGTGGTCGGCAACTATGCCAGCCCCGACACGCCGGGCAGCGCCTATGTGCTGTTGCACCATGTGTTCGGCGAAGTGAACGGCAAGAAGGGCGCATGGGGCCATAGCGTCGGCGGCATGGGCGCGATCACGCAGATGATGGCGCAGGTCGTGACTGCCATGGGCGTGGAGATCAGTCTGGAAGCGCCGGTCGCGTCGGTGCTGGTCGATGGCGCGCGCGCCGTGGGCGTGCGGCTGGAGAGCGGCGAGGAAGTGATGGGCGGCGCGGTGATCGCCAATGTCGGGCCGAAACTGCTGTATGAACGGATGATGGCGGCGAGCGACCTGCCGGCCGATTTCCGCAAGCGCATCGGCGCGTTCAAGGCGGGATCGGGGACGTTCCGCATGAATGTGGCCTTGAGCGCCCTGCCCGACTTTACCTGCCTGCCGGGGGTGGGCGAGCATCACCAGTCGGGGATCATCATCGCGCCGACGCTGGATTATATGGACCGGGCGTATATGGACGCGAAGCGCGATGGCTGGTCGAAAGCGCCGATCGTGGAGATGCTGATCCCGTCGAGGATCGACGACAGCCTTGCGCCCGCGGGCTGCCATGTCGCCAGCCTCTTCTGCCAGCAATTCGCGCCGGAACTGCCCGCCAAGAAAGACGGGACTGCGCGGAGTTGGGACGATGAGCGCGAAGCGGCGGCGGACCATATCATCGCCACGGTGGAGGCCCATGCGCCGGGTTTCGCCAACAGCGTGATCGCGCGGCAAATCCATTCGCCGCTCGATCTGGAGCGGAAATTCGGGCTGGTCGGCGGCGACATCATGCACGGCAATCTGACGCTGGACCAGATGTGGGCGGCCCGGCCGGTGCTGGGCCATGGCGCCTATCGCGGGCCGGTGAAGGGGCTGTATATGTGCGGCGCGGGCACGCATCCGGGCGGCGGCGTGACCGGCGCGCCGGGCCATAATGCAGCGCGGGAGGTGTTGCGGGACGGGACGTTGCTGGGGCGGTGGCGGCGGAGATAG
- a CDS encoding bile acid:sodium symporter family protein: MNRLRQALDPFLLLLIATVALASFLPARGDGARIADAVADAGIVLLFFLHGAKLSREAIWSGAKAWKLHLATLGTTFVAFPIMGLIVTRFELAPQDMRPGLLFLTLLPSTVQSSIAFTAIARGNVAAAVVSASFSNLLGIFLTPLLVALLMQRSGNGSLISLASIEGIVLQLLLPFLIGHLLRPWIGGFVSRHKAMLGRVDRGSILLVVYAAFSAAVVEGLWSKVSGGELLTLAGISIAILTMILLFTLALGRALGLAREDAIVLQFCGSKKSLASGVPIAGVLFPAAAVGPILLPIMIFHQIQLMACALLARHYGARTDGGSDSE, translated from the coding sequence ATGAATCGCCTGCGCCAAGCCCTTGATCCCTTCCTGCTGCTGCTGATCGCCACGGTCGCCCTAGCGTCCTTCCTGCCTGCACGGGGAGACGGCGCGCGCATCGCCGACGCGGTGGCCGATGCGGGCATCGTGCTGCTTTTTTTCCTGCATGGGGCAAAATTGTCGCGTGAGGCGATCTGGAGCGGGGCGAAAGCATGGAAACTGCATCTGGCGACGCTGGGCACGACCTTTGTCGCCTTCCCGATTATGGGCCTGATCGTCACCCGATTCGAACTGGCGCCGCAGGATATGCGGCCGGGACTATTGTTCCTGACCCTGTTGCCCTCCACCGTGCAATCCTCGATCGCCTTCACCGCGATCGCGCGCGGCAATGTCGCGGCGGCGGTGGTGAGCGCCTCCTTCTCCAACCTGCTCGGCATCTTCCTGACGCCGTTGCTGGTCGCGCTGCTGATGCAGCGGAGCGGCAATGGCAGTCTGATCTCGCTTGCCTCGATCGAGGGGATCGTGCTGCAATTGCTGCTGCCCTTCCTGATCGGTCATTTGCTGCGGCCGTGGATCGGCGGATTCGTGAGCCGGCACAAGGCGATGCTGGGGCGGGTCGATCGCGGGTCGATCCTGCTGGTGGTCTATGCCGCCTTTTCCGCCGCCGTGGTCGAGGGACTATGGTCGAAAGTGTCGGGTGGAGAGCTGCTGACGCTGGCGGGGATCAGCATCGCGATCCTGACCATGATCCTGCTGTTCACGCTGGCGCTGGGACGGGCATTGGGGCTGGCACGCGAAGATGCGATCGTGTTGCAATTTTGTGGGTCGAAAAAGAGCCTGGCGTCGGGCGTGCCGATCGCGGGCGTGCTGTTCCCGGCGGCGGCGGTCGGGCCGATCCTGTTGCCGATCATGATCTTTCACCAGATCCAGTTGATGGCCTGCGCCCTGCTGGCGCGCCATTATGGCGCACGGACGGACGGTGGAAGCGACAGCGAGTGA
- a CDS encoding MarR family winged helix-turn-helix transcriptional regulator, giving the protein MSLPNAPSAQVSPASPLFLREDEIRRGIEMLYFGYSALTRSIDEGLSAQGLGRAHHRALYFISRQPDLTVKELLRLLAITKQSLGRVLNDLIESGYIETRTGTNDRRQKLLRLSPAGKQLEAELFRALREKMAAAYAQAGQGSVTGFWRVLEGLIPEADRSMVFGLRSR; this is encoded by the coding sequence ATGTCGCTTCCCAACGCGCCCTCCGCCCAGGTTTCTCCCGCATCGCCACTCTTCCTGCGCGAAGATGAGATCAGGCGCGGGATCGAGATGCTCTATTTCGGCTATTCCGCCCTGACCCGGTCGATCGATGAGGGGCTGTCTGCGCAGGGTTTGGGCCGGGCGCATCATCGCGCGCTCTATTTCATTTCGCGCCAGCCGGACCTGACGGTCAAGGAATTGCTGCGGCTGCTGGCGATCACCAAGCAATCGCTGGGCCGTGTGCTGAACGACCTGATCGAGAGCGGCTATATCGAAACGCGAACGGGGACGAACGACCGGCGGCAGAAATTGCTGCGCCTCAGCCCGGCCGGCAAGCAATTGGAGGCCGAACTATTCCGCGCCCTGCGCGAGAAGATGGCCGCGGCCTATGCCCAGGCGGGACAGGGATCGGTCACGGGCTTCTGGCGCGTGCTGGAAGGCCTGATTCCCGAAGCCGACCGGTCGATGGTGTTCGGCCTGCGCAGCCGATAA
- a CDS encoding phosphotransferase: protein MSALSDDANAGTTAVRDAYRFDEVALARWMANHVDGYRGPLTVEQFKGGQSNPTYKLVTPDRSYVLRRKPPGDTLKGAHAVDREARVLTALGGAGFPVAHVFGLCTDESVIGSWFYVMDMVEGRIFWDATFPSVARDERPAYFDAMNATIAQLHGIDHAGIGLGDYGKPGNYFARQIGRWSKQYLEDVDAGRDPDLDALIAWLPDNIPPGEDSSIVHGDFRCDNMIFHPREPRVIAVLDWELSTLGHPLADFAYHAMMYQMPPDIVAGLGGADLVALNIPSEADYVAAYCARTGRASIPNWDFYVAFNYFRLAAIFHGIKGRVIRGTAASAHARERARALPRLSALARLSMEKCR, encoded by the coding sequence ATGAGCGCGCTGAGCGACGACGCCAATGCCGGAACGACAGCGGTGCGTGACGCCTATCGGTTTGACGAGGTGGCGCTGGCGCGCTGGATGGCGAATCATGTCGATGGCTATCGGGGACCGCTGACCGTCGAGCAGTTCAAGGGGGGGCAGTCCAACCCGACCTACAAGTTGGTGACACCGGACCGCAGCTATGTCCTCCGGCGCAAGCCGCCGGGCGATACGCTGAAAGGCGCCCATGCCGTCGACCGCGAGGCGCGGGTGCTGACCGCGCTGGGCGGCGCCGGCTTTCCGGTGGCACATGTCTTTGGCCTCTGCACCGACGAAAGCGTCATCGGTAGCTGGTTCTATGTCATGGACATGGTCGAGGGGCGCATCTTCTGGGACGCGACCTTCCCATCCGTCGCCCGTGACGAGCGCCCGGCCTATTTCGACGCGATGAATGCAACGATCGCGCAACTGCACGGCATCGACCATGCCGGGATCGGTTTGGGAGACTATGGCAAACCGGGCAATTATTTTGCGCGGCAGATCGGTCGCTGGTCGAAACAATATCTGGAGGATGTGGACGCGGGCCGCGACCCGGATCTGGACGCGTTGATCGCCTGGCTGCCGGACAATATTCCGCCCGGCGAGGACAGCAGCATCGTCCATGGCGATTTTCGCTGCGACAATATGATCTTTCACCCCCGCGAGCCGCGCGTCATAGCGGTGCTGGACTGGGAATTGTCGACGCTGGGCCATCCGCTGGCCGACTTCGCCTATCATGCGATGATGTATCAGATGCCGCCCGACATCGTCGCGGGCCTGGGCGGGGCGGACCTGGTCGCGCTCAACATCCCGTCGGAGGCTGACTATGTCGCGGCCTATTGCGCCCGGACCGGGCGGGCGAGCATTCCCAACTGGGACTTCTATGTCGCGTTCAACTATTTCCGGCTGGCGGCGATCTTTCACGGCATCAAGGGGCGCGTGATCCGCGGGACCGCCGCTTCCGCCCATGCGCGCGAGCGGGCCAGGGCTTTGCCCCGCCTGTCCGCCCTCGCCCGCCTGTCGATGGAGAAATGTCGATGA
- a CDS encoding DMT family transporter, whose amino-acid sequence MLHNTALDKPDQRRLMIGRPELALIGVTILWGGTFLIVHHAMREAGPFFFVGLRFSTAALLALPFALPVLRGLTLRELTAGFVIGLGIFVGYSLQTWGLQTISSSTSAFITAAYVPLVPILQWVILRRRPRLASWIGVALAFVGLILIAAPRDGLALGTGELLTLISTVAIALEIIFISLWAGTVNVARVTLVQLAVTALLAFACMGPAGESVPPFSWTVVLSACGLGAMTALIQFVMNWAQRTVSPTRATLIYAGEPVWAGIIGRIAGERLPPTALIGGLLIVAAVIVSELNLGRKRAGSHEGLKEPLST is encoded by the coding sequence ATGTTGCACAATACCGCCCTCGACAAGCCCGACCAGCGTCGCCTGATGATTGGCCGCCCCGAACTCGCGCTGATCGGTGTGACGATCCTGTGGGGCGGCACATTCCTGATCGTCCACCATGCAATGCGCGAGGCGGGGCCGTTCTTCTTCGTGGGTCTGCGCTTCAGCACGGCGGCGCTGCTGGCCCTGCCTTTCGCGCTGCCGGTGCTGCGCGGGCTGACGCTGCGCGAACTGACGGCCGGATTCGTGATCGGTCTGGGCATCTTCGTCGGCTATTCGCTCCAGACTTGGGGGTTGCAGACGATCAGCAGCAGCACATCGGCCTTCATCACCGCCGCCTATGTGCCGCTGGTACCGATTTTGCAGTGGGTCATCCTGCGGCGGCGGCCCCGGCTGGCGAGCTGGATCGGGGTGGCGCTGGCCTTTGTCGGGCTGATCCTGATAGCCGCGCCCAGGGATGGGCTGGCGCTGGGGACCGGCGAATTGCTGACCCTGATCAGCACGGTGGCGATCGCGCTGGAGATTATTTTCATCAGCCTTTGGGCGGGGACGGTGAATGTCGCGCGGGTGACGCTGGTGCAACTGGCGGTGACGGCGCTGCTCGCCTTTGCCTGCATGGGACCAGCAGGAGAAAGCGTGCCGCCCTTTTCCTGGACGGTGGTGCTGAGCGCCTGCGGTCTGGGGGCGATGACGGCGCTGATCCAGTTCGTGATGAACTGGGCGCAGCGCACCGTGTCGCCGACGCGCGCGACGCTGATCTATGCCGGCGAGCCGGTCTGGGCCGGGATCATCGGGCGGATCGCGGGCGAAAGGCTGCCGCCGACGGCGCTGATCGGCGGCCTGCTGATCGTCGCGGCGGTGATCGTCAGCGAACTGAATCTCGGCCGCAAAAGAGCTGGAAGTCACGAGGGTTTGAAAGAGCCGCTGTCCACTTGA
- a CDS encoding aromatic ring-hydroxylating oxygenase subunit alpha, translated as MRDVVQGVLAGNDPDAGWSLPAWTYADPEFFAAEVERIFRPSWQIVCHDSDIPAPGDFHTLDIIGESVIVMRGDDGVVRAFTNVCRHRGARIVDASSGCAKKLVCPYHGWAYAQDGRLTGVPMKASYGDAFTLADHGLTPVEIEQWQGFLFVRLRDDGGPSVAQMMAPYAEEIAPYRFADLHALGRVTLRPRAVNWKNIGDNYSDGLHIAVAHPGLKRLMGDGYGVEASAHADKMWGPILDRPSTNLSERAYQHFLPQVPHLPAERQRLWTYYKLWPNFAFDIYPDQVDFMQWLPVSPTQTLIREISYAIPDDRREMRAARYLNWRINRQVNAEDTELVGRVQAGMASASFTVGPLSEQEVALRHFCGRVRAVIPQARLHRAPGTGWSSPHSLPFNGGDRGMERSRTDSASPAARPHPTPFPEGEGLSKGSPS; from the coding sequence GTGCGCGACGTGGTCCAAGGGGTGCTGGCCGGGAATGATCCCGACGCAGGATGGAGTCTGCCGGCCTGGACCTATGCCGATCCCGAATTTTTCGCGGCGGAGGTGGAACGCATCTTTCGTCCGTCCTGGCAGATCGTCTGCCATGACAGCGACATCCCCGCCCCCGGCGATTTCCATACGCTCGACATTATCGGCGAAAGCGTGATCGTGATGCGCGGCGACGATGGCGTCGTGCGGGCCTTTACCAATGTCTGCCGCCATCGCGGGGCGCGAATCGTGGATGCGTCCAGCGGCTGCGCGAAGAAGCTGGTCTGCCCCTATCATGGCTGGGCCTATGCGCAGGACGGGCGGCTGACCGGCGTGCCGATGAAAGCCAGCTATGGCGACGCTTTCACGCTGGCGGATCATGGATTGACGCCGGTCGAGATCGAGCAGTGGCAGGGCTTCCTGTTCGTGCGGCTGCGCGATGATGGCGGGCCATCGGTGGCGCAGATGATGGCCCCCTATGCGGAGGAGATCGCGCCCTATCGCTTTGCCGATCTGCACGCGCTGGGGCGGGTGACGCTGCGGCCCCGCGCGGTGAACTGGAAGAATATCGGCGACAATTATTCGGACGGGCTGCATATCGCGGTCGCGCATCCGGGGCTGAAGCGGCTGATGGGCGATGGTTATGGCGTGGAGGCCAGCGCCCATGCCGACAAGATGTGGGGACCGATCCTCGACCGGCCATCGACCAACCTGTCCGAACGCGCCTATCAGCATTTCCTGCCACAGGTGCCGCATCTGCCGGCGGAGCGGCAGCGGCTGTGGACCTATTACAAGCTGTGGCCCAATTTCGCCTTCGACATCTATCCCGATCAGGTCGACTTCATGCAATGGCTGCCGGTGTCGCCGACGCAGACGCTGATCCGCGAGATCAGCTACGCGATCCCCGATGATCGCAGGGAGATGCGGGCGGCGCGCTATCTGAACTGGCGGATCAACCGGCAGGTCAATGCCGAGGATACCGAACTGGTCGGGCGGGTGCAGGCCGGGATGGCGTCGGCCAGTTTCACCGTCGGCCCCTTGAGCGAGCAGGAAGTGGCGTTGCGGCATTTTTGCGGGCGGGTGCGGGCGGTGATCCCGCAGGCGCGGCTGCATCGCGCGCCGGGGACGGGGTGGTCCTCTCCTCACTCCCTCCCCTTCAACGGAGGCGACCGAGGGATGGAGCGCTCCCGGACAGACAGCGCCTCCCCTGCCGCCCGCCCCCACCCCACCCCCTTCCCTGAAGGGGAGGGGCTTTCCAAGGGAAGCCCCTCATGA
- a CDS encoding helix-turn-helix domain-containing protein, translating into MHSQDAPPHDRPDVLAHVAGNVRALRTERGLSQDALAAQAGVSRRMISGIESGEANVSLSTLDRLAQALGVSFSRLVRPAEMRDNSRIDSLAWRGINPDSRATLLGTVPAAREAELWTWSLGAGETYPAEADAANWHEMLYVIEGALTVETQDASPRRVAAGDFLIFTSDRPYLFANHEADPVRFVRNVVF; encoded by the coding sequence TTGCACAGTCAAGACGCGCCGCCCCATGATCGGCCTGATGTCCTCGCCCATGTCGCGGGCAATGTCCGCGCCTTGCGCACCGAACGCGGCCTCAGCCAGGATGCGCTGGCGGCACAGGCAGGGGTCAGCCGCCGGATGATCTCCGGCATCGAAAGCGGGGAGGCCAATGTCAGCCTGTCCACGCTCGACCGGCTGGCACAGGCGCTGGGCGTCAGTTTCTCGCGCCTCGTCCGCCCGGCGGAGATGCGCGACAACAGCCGTATCGACAGCCTCGCCTGGCGCGGTATCAACCCTGACAGCCGCGCGACTTTACTGGGCACCGTCCCCGCCGCGCGCGAAGCGGAACTGTGGACATGGTCGCTGGGGGCGGGGGAAACCTATCCGGCCGAGGCGGACGCCGCCAACTGGCATGAAATGCTCTATGTCATCGAAGGCGCGCTGACCGTCGAAACGCAGGATGCGTCGCCCCGGCGGGTGGCCGCTGGTGATTTTCTCATATTCACCAGCGACCGGCCCTATCTGTTCGCGAATCACGAAGCCGATCCGGTTCGCTTCGTGCGCAATGTGGTGTTCTGA